A portion of the Paenibacillus sp. PvR098 genome contains these proteins:
- a CDS encoding LysR family transcriptional regulator has product MDDKDWSVLQAVYQEKNITRAAQKLHISQPALTYRLNQLGEHFDIQIFVRGKRELKFTKEGEHLVDYANKMVIELRKLKDQLQDLKQQVSGELRLAVSSNFAQYKLPSILKSFHDHYPNVQFNVHTGWSVQILEHLAKEEIHVGIIRGDYEWDESKILMGADELCLISKKHISLENLPNLPRIRHQTDPDAKRAIEQWWQGHFSQPPYISMEVDKLETCKEMVLNGLGYGIIPHYLLSDQDKRDDLFIHPLILDGKPILRKLWAFYHEDDTKLSVVKAFVEFLRLHYTTE; this is encoded by the coding sequence ATGGACGACAAAGACTGGAGCGTTTTGCAGGCGGTATATCAAGAAAAAAATATTACCAGAGCTGCGCAGAAGCTGCACATATCTCAGCCGGCCTTGACCTATCGGCTTAATCAGTTAGGGGAACATTTTGACATTCAAATTTTTGTCCGGGGAAAAAGAGAACTCAAATTTACGAAAGAAGGAGAGCACCTCGTTGATTATGCCAATAAAATGGTAATAGAACTACGTAAATTAAAGGATCAGCTGCAGGATTTGAAGCAGCAGGTTAGCGGAGAATTAAGGCTCGCCGTTTCCAGCAATTTTGCGCAATATAAACTCCCCTCCATACTGAAAAGCTTCCACGATCATTATCCTAATGTTCAATTCAATGTTCACACGGGCTGGAGCGTACAAATATTGGAGCATTTGGCCAAAGAGGAAATACATGTTGGCATTATCCGGGGGGATTATGAATGGGATGAATCCAAAATATTGATGGGAGCAGATGAGCTTTGCTTAATATCAAAAAAGCATATTTCTCTGGAAAATCTGCCTAACTTACCGAGAATACGCCATCAAACGGATCCGGACGCAAAAAGGGCGATCGAACAATGGTGGCAGGGACATTTTTCTCAACCTCCTTATATCAGTATGGAGGTCGATAAATTGGAAACCTGCAAGGAAATGGTGCTCAATGGATTAGGATACGGCATCATCCCCCACTACCTTCTTTCGGACCAAGATAAGAGAGATGATTTGTTTATCCATCCTCTAATATTAGACGGGAAACCGATACTACGGAAACTTTGGGCCTTCTATCATGAGGACGATACGAAGCTATCCGTAGTTAAAGCATTCGTAGAATTCCTGAGACTTCATTATACTACAGAATAA
- a CDS encoding 2-hydroxyacid dehydrogenase, whose amino-acid sequence MTKVVSLDKLSDKMKLLIQSKLNPNVEIVFCEQESDREVHISSADVLITFTKGISKVWLEKASACRFIQKLGAGVNNIDMETASRKGIPVSNTKGLNARSVAEHAVLLMMSVYKQLITAHNEIVYKGNWLKTELRDRSHELTRKKIGLVGFGAIGKEVANILQGFQCDVRYYDVYRLTAEQERNVNVSFMELDPLLAESDVISLHVPLNEHTYHLINEEKLKLMKPTTILINTCRGGIVDEKALFQYLSSRRILGAGLDVFEKEPVDRNDPLTTLNNIVLTPHIGGGTVEAMENVVDKACRNINHFMVNGAPYDESDVVNLAALTMSVNKQE is encoded by the coding sequence ATGACCAAAGTGGTTTCACTTGATAAGCTGTCGGATAAGATGAAACTCTTAATCCAAAGTAAGCTGAATCCCAATGTGGAAATTGTATTTTGCGAACAGGAAAGCGATAGGGAAGTCCATATTTCTTCAGCAGATGTGTTGATTACGTTTACAAAAGGAATCTCTAAAGTATGGCTTGAGAAAGCGAGCGCCTGCCGATTCATTCAAAAATTGGGGGCAGGGGTGAACAATATTGATATGGAAACGGCATCGAGGAAGGGGATTCCCGTAAGCAATACGAAAGGGCTGAATGCTCGATCGGTTGCGGAGCATGCCGTACTCTTGATGATGTCGGTCTACAAGCAGCTCATTACAGCTCATAATGAAATTGTATACAAGGGGAACTGGTTAAAGACAGAGCTGCGGGACCGCTCCCACGAACTGACTCGCAAAAAAATCGGATTGGTCGGATTTGGCGCCATCGGAAAAGAAGTAGCGAACATATTGCAGGGATTTCAATGCGATGTCCGATACTATGATGTTTACCGACTAACGGCCGAGCAAGAAAGGAATGTGAACGTTAGTTTTATGGAACTAGACCCGCTGCTTGCCGAATCGGATGTCATTTCCTTGCATGTACCGTTAAATGAGCACACCTACCATTTGATTAACGAAGAGAAGCTTAAGCTAATGAAACCGACAACTATCCTCATTAACACCTGCAGAGGCGGTATCGTGGATGAGAAAGCGCTGTTCCAATATTTGAGCAGCAGAAGAATCCTGGGGGCCGGCCTCGATGTGTTTGAGAAAGAACCGGTAGATCGGAATGATCCCCTGACCACTTTAAATAACATTGTGTTAACGCCCCATATCGGGGGAGGAACGGTGGAGGCGATGGAGAACGTCGTCGACAAGGCCTGCCGTAATATCAATCATTTTATGGTTAATGGCGCTCCTTATGACGAATCAGATGTGGTTAATTTAGCAGCCCTGACGATGTCGGTAAATAAACAAGAATAA
- the rraA gene encoding ribonuclease E activity regulator RraA, translated as MSIRTSDLCDQFSDQVVICTTAFQSYGIKKAFTGKISTVKIYSNDNQIFMEAIEQVTPGTVLVLDGAHNLAPCAWMGDRKAGIAASRGVTGIIINGLVRDIEGLAYLDIGVLALGSHPLSSRFVKKEQRGVRDVILDFGNVDWVPGHYVYADQDGVVISEKELSV; from the coding sequence ATGAGTATCAGAACTTCGGACTTATGTGATCAATTTTCAGACCAAGTCGTGATTTGCACGACAGCGTTTCAATCTTACGGAATTAAGAAAGCGTTTACAGGTAAAATATCTACGGTGAAGATTTACTCCAATGACAATCAGATTTTCATGGAGGCGATTGAGCAAGTGACTCCGGGCACCGTCCTCGTACTAGATGGAGCCCATAATTTAGCGCCTTGCGCCTGGATGGGAGACAGAAAAGCCGGAATCGCGGCATCCAGGGGAGTCACCGGAATCATTATTAACGGCTTGGTACGCGATATCGAAGGGTTGGCGTATCTGGATATCGGTGTTTTGGCATTAGGAAGCCATCCTTTAAGCAGCAGATTTGTGAAAAAAGAACAAAGGGGGGTTCGCGATGTGATCCTTGATTTTGGCAATGTCGATTGGGTTCCCGGCCATTATGTTTACGCTGATCAAGATGGGGTTGTTATTTCAGAGAAAGAATTAAGCGTGTAA
- the nfsA gene encoding oxygen-insensitive NADPH nitroreductase has protein sequence MNAEVNPDVLKLLQNHRSVRKFNNRKISDRDLVQIIKSAQAAPSSSHGQAYSIIGVTDPERKAKLAEYAGGQPQVESCSHFLVFCADLYRLEKLALQQGVNMTESMDSTEMFMVATIDAALVAQNTAIAAEAIGLGIVYTGGLRNHPYEVAQLLELPKRVYAVFGMCIGYPEVIPDPKPRLPLEAVYFENKYRDFEEVNKHIHQYDETMKAYYLNRTHGTRSETWSETMTHKRKRPRRMNMKSFLLEQGFPLK, from the coding sequence ATGAATGCGGAAGTCAATCCAGATGTCCTCAAGCTGCTGCAAAACCACAGATCGGTACGGAAATTTAACAACAGAAAAATATCCGATCGTGATCTAGTGCAAATTATTAAATCTGCTCAAGCGGCGCCTTCCTCGAGCCATGGGCAAGCTTATTCCATTATTGGAGTAACCGATCCGGAAAGAAAAGCGAAATTGGCGGAATATGCTGGCGGCCAGCCCCAAGTGGAATCCTGCTCACATTTTCTTGTATTTTGTGCGGATTTATACCGATTGGAGAAACTTGCATTACAACAAGGTGTAAATATGACGGAATCGATGGATTCAACAGAGATGTTTATGGTCGCTACCATAGATGCGGCATTGGTTGCACAAAATACAGCTATTGCCGCAGAGGCGATTGGCTTAGGGATTGTCTATACGGGAGGGCTGCGCAACCATCCGTATGAAGTAGCTCAGCTGCTGGAATTGCCGAAAAGGGTATATGCGGTATTCGGAATGTGTATTGGCTATCCCGAGGTAATTCCGGACCCCAAACCGCGGCTTCCATTGGAAGCGGTGTATTTTGAAAATAAGTATAGGGACTTTGAAGAGGTAAACAAGCATATTCATCAATATGATGAAACCATGAAAGCGTATTATTTGAATAGAACCCATGGAACCCGATCCGAGACATGGTCGGAAACCATGACCCACAAAAGAAAACGTCCAAGAAGAATGAACATGAAATCGTTCTTATTGGAACAAGGCTTTCCGCTTAAATAA
- a CDS encoding tripartite tricarboxylate transporter substrate binding protein, with product MKGKMKPIMASIIVFSLAFTLAACGSQSRTADSPSTPPADDYPNKPINLVIPFSPGVAGDTFSRTFAKIAEKYVGQPFVPVNKEGGSGAVGVSYMMSQPADGYTITYHSSTFAYTMASGQVPFKTKDIAPIASINADYQVLAVLKDSPLKTFDDFVQHAKANPGKLKVSGSQTKGTNHVFLYKILKEAGIEANYIPYDGGSKTLLALLGGNVDALVSSSSVVNQHVDSGEVRILAVTGSERAPNRPDVPTFKELGLTNIVDENLWRAFFGKPGIPQNRLDKLSKAFEQVIQDPEWRKFMETDQQIDFYKNTADFTEYFNKYVTDAEEVFKNLE from the coding sequence TTGAAAGGAAAAATGAAACCCATCATGGCTTCCATCATCGTTTTCTCTCTCGCCTTCACATTAGCCGCCTGTGGGTCACAAAGCCGTACAGCAGATTCGCCTTCAACTCCACCAGCAGATGACTATCCGAACAAACCGATCAACTTGGTTATCCCGTTCTCGCCTGGTGTAGCGGGAGATACCTTCTCCAGGACATTTGCCAAGATTGCCGAAAAATACGTTGGTCAGCCTTTTGTTCCCGTTAATAAAGAAGGCGGAAGCGGTGCTGTAGGTGTTTCTTACATGATGTCCCAGCCCGCAGACGGGTACACGATCACTTATCACTCTTCAACCTTTGCTTACACGATGGCTTCAGGCCAAGTTCCATTCAAAACAAAGGATATAGCCCCCATCGCAAGCATCAATGCCGATTATCAAGTGTTAGCCGTATTGAAGGATAGCCCTCTTAAAACCTTTGACGACTTTGTCCAACACGCCAAAGCCAATCCCGGGAAGCTGAAGGTTTCCGGCTCCCAGACCAAGGGTACCAATCATGTTTTCTTATATAAAATCTTAAAAGAAGCCGGTATTGAGGCGAACTACATTCCTTACGATGGTGGCAGCAAGACTTTGCTCGCCTTATTGGGCGGCAATGTGGACGCATTGGTATCGTCCAGCTCGGTAGTCAATCAGCATGTAGACAGCGGTGAGGTTCGGATACTCGCGGTTACCGGTTCTGAACGCGCTCCGAACCGTCCGGATGTTCCGACATTTAAAGAATTAGGCTTAACGAATATCGTCGATGAAAATTTGTGGAGAGCTTTTTTTGGAAAGCCTGGAATTCCGCAAAATCGGCTGGATAAATTAAGTAAGGCCTTTGAACAAGTGATTCAAGATCCGGAGTGGCGGAAGTTTATGGAGACGGATCAGCAGATTGATTTTTACAAGAATACCGCTGATTTTACCGAGTATTTCAACAAGTATGTCACTGATGCGGAAGAAGTGTTTAAAAACTTAGAGTAA
- a CDS encoding tripartite tricarboxylate transporter TctB family protein, whose protein sequence is MSYKIASYVSLIFFAMIGVLFFSSSFYLPASGQTIGPEYFPRLLSIILIIFCIISFITTTKKKDVKVEFANPRYIIFTVLLSIVFIGLWHMFGLFYVFAFVYMAILFYFYNQDKHSLKKAFKYIVIALGMAIFLYVLFERLLNFTIR, encoded by the coding sequence ATGAGCTATAAAATAGCCAGTTACGTGTCCCTAATCTTTTTTGCCATGATAGGAGTATTGTTTTTCAGTTCATCGTTTTATTTGCCAGCATCGGGCCAAACGATCGGACCTGAATATTTTCCGAGACTGCTCAGTATTATTCTGATTATCTTTTGTATCATCAGTTTTATTACTACAACGAAAAAAAAGGATGTGAAAGTTGAATTTGCTAATCCCCGCTACATTATTTTCACAGTCCTATTGAGTATTGTGTTTATCGGTCTATGGCACATGTTCGGGTTATTTTATGTATTTGCCTTTGTTTACATGGCCATTTTGTTTTATTTCTATAACCAAGACAAACATAGTTTAAAAAAAGCGTTCAAATATATCGTTATTGCGTTAGGGATGGCCATCTTTTTGTATGTGTTGTTTGAACGCCTACTGAATTTTACAATCCGTTAA
- a CDS encoding tripartite tricarboxylate transporter permease has translation MFDFLFFDFSQLFTWSNLFAIIFGTLFGLLIGALPGLGPTVGVALLLPLTYTMDTVPAILMLVALYQAAEYGGSITSIVLGIPGTAAAVATVLDGNAMAKDGYPGKALAYSLIPSTIGGLIGILALMMLTVPLTKLTIKFADPELFLIALLGLISVVSLSSKDIPKSVISVMLGLLLGTIGLDVFTGSARFTMGSIHFMEGLSLIAVLTGLFAISEVLTMVTDDLRKRYVTNTQNLKVSLTWSELKSVWKSTTKGSIIGVMAGIIPGLGASAASWIAYTEAKRTSKNPEKFGKGEPNGIAAPEAANNAVVGGNLVPLLTLGIPGSATVAVIMGAFMIQGIQPGPQVFKNEPDLIYSIFWGFFAATILMYVFGKYTTSIWARLLTIPNYILIPIVFIACVIGAYAHKESHFDVWLALFVGLIGFMIKKLDYSFPAFILAFVLGPLMESSLRRSLMLSEGSYSIFISRGYSVGIIILILAIVSATVYGNWKRKKSAQSEGVNM, from the coding sequence ATGTTTGATTTCCTTTTCTTTGATTTTTCTCAATTATTCACATGGAGTAATTTATTTGCCATTATTTTTGGGACCTTGTTTGGGCTTCTTATTGGGGCATTGCCCGGACTTGGACCTACGGTAGGCGTAGCTTTGCTCCTGCCTTTAACCTATACGATGGATACGGTTCCGGCCATTCTGATGCTCGTAGCTTTATATCAGGCTGCTGAGTATGGAGGTTCCATTACATCGATTGTACTGGGAATTCCTGGGACTGCAGCGGCCGTGGCGACTGTCCTTGACGGCAATGCCATGGCCAAGGACGGGTATCCTGGAAAGGCCTTGGCTTATTCACTAATCCCATCTACCATTGGGGGCCTTATCGGAATTCTTGCATTAATGATGCTTACGGTTCCATTGACCAAGCTAACCATCAAATTCGCCGATCCGGAATTGTTCTTAATCGCACTGTTAGGTTTGATTAGCGTGGTCAGTTTAAGCTCCAAGGACATTCCCAAGAGCGTGATATCGGTCATGTTAGGCCTGCTTCTCGGCACAATCGGATTGGACGTATTTACCGGTTCGGCGAGATTCACTATGGGCAGCATTCACTTTATGGAAGGTCTTTCCTTGATTGCCGTCTTGACGGGTTTGTTTGCGATCTCGGAAGTTCTGACCATGGTGACCGACGATTTGCGTAAGCGATATGTTACAAATACCCAAAATTTAAAGGTGTCGCTAACCTGGAGCGAGCTGAAATCGGTGTGGAAAAGCACAACCAAAGGATCCATTATTGGGGTCATGGCAGGGATCATACCGGGACTCGGGGCCAGCGCCGCTTCGTGGATCGCTTATACGGAAGCGAAAAGAACATCGAAAAATCCTGAAAAATTCGGGAAGGGTGAACCGAACGGCATTGCTGCCCCCGAAGCGGCGAATAACGCCGTCGTTGGCGGGAATTTAGTTCCCTTATTAACATTAGGGATACCCGGATCCGCTACAGTGGCCGTGATTATGGGCGCCTTCATGATACAAGGGATTCAACCGGGTCCTCAAGTATTCAAAAATGAACCTGATCTGATTTATAGTATTTTCTGGGGATTTTTTGCAGCTACCATATTGATGTATGTATTTGGAAAATATACCACTTCCATTTGGGCCAGGCTGCTGACGATTCCCAATTATATCCTTATTCCCATCGTTTTTATTGCATGCGTAATTGGCGCTTATGCGCATAAAGAATCGCATTTTGACGTATGGTTAGCCCTTTTTGTCGGACTCATAGGCTTCATGATCAAAAAATTGGATTACTCGTTTCCTGCCTTTATTTTGGCTTTTGTATTAGGCCCCCTGATGGAAAGCAGCTTGCGGCGCTCGTTAATGTTATCCGAAGGCAGCTACAGCATATTTATTTCGAGAGGCTATTCAGTTGGGATTATCATACTTATATTGGCCATCGTTAGCGCTACAGTATATGGGAATTGGAAGAGGAAGAAATCTGCTCAATCCGAGGGAGTAAACATGTGA
- a CDS encoding amidohydrolase family protein: MASKYRIIDVDAHYHDDPRAVHKYLEEPWKSRIRDWSGKYFLPVSGGSVGDPLMGGRIRIGAHNNDMSKRTLGISNTRESIRETMEFLDFETIVMVPTYMLHVGRINDKDRAVALANGHADYMLEEMADPARGIYCALPVPAQDPEEARKLIERVGAEPGFCGIIIVTNGPNPPLGDRYYDPIYDAAERFNLPCILHSGFAGPDDNTYAKGLEKWVESHSLDFVFSNMIQLTSVVMQGVKERFPKLDFIFQESGIFYIPQMMYRLDNEYMRRRAEVPLLKKLPSEYIKDFYYGTQPLELPSNMNHLKMVFEMIDAPNTLMYASDYPHYDWDHPSCIERLTFLSEEDKCKILGDNARRVLRFRGE, translated from the coding sequence ATGGCGTCAAAGTACAGAATTATAGATGTGGATGCGCATTACCACGATGATCCGAGGGCAGTGCACAAATACTTGGAAGAACCGTGGAAGAGCAGAATTCGAGATTGGAGCGGGAAGTATTTTTTACCGGTCAGCGGTGGCTCGGTTGGCGATCCTTTGATGGGGGGCCGTATTCGAATAGGCGCACACAATAATGATATGTCAAAAAGAACCTTGGGTATATCCAATACAAGAGAGAGTATTAGAGAAACCATGGAATTTTTGGATTTTGAAACCATTGTCATGGTGCCTACCTATATGCTGCATGTGGGGAGAATCAACGATAAAGATCGTGCCGTCGCTCTAGCCAACGGCCATGCGGATTATATGTTAGAGGAGATGGCCGATCCGGCACGTGGCATATATTGCGCTCTTCCCGTGCCCGCACAAGATCCTGAAGAGGCAAGGAAATTAATCGAAAGGGTTGGCGCCGAGCCCGGATTTTGCGGAATTATTATTGTGACGAACGGACCGAACCCGCCGCTGGGAGACCGTTACTATGATCCGATATACGACGCTGCGGAGCGATTTAACCTTCCTTGTATCCTTCACAGCGGATTTGCGGGGCCGGATGACAATACGTATGCAAAGGGCTTAGAAAAATGGGTCGAGAGCCACAGCCTGGATTTTGTGTTCAGCAATATGATTCAATTGACCAGCGTTGTTATGCAGGGCGTAAAAGAACGCTTCCCTAAATTGGATTTTATTTTCCAAGAATCCGGCATTTTTTATATTCCGCAAATGATGTACAGATTGGATAACGAATACATGCGGCGCAGGGCAGAAGTGCCGTTACTGAAAAAGCTGCCGAGCGAATACATTAAGGATTTTTATTATGGAACCCAACCTTTGGAGCTGCCCAGCAACATGAACCATCTCAAAATGGTATTCGAAATGATCGATGCACCCAATACGTTAATGTATGCATCCGATTATCCTCACTATGATTGGGATCATCCATCATGTATCGAGCGCTTGACGTTCCTTTCCGAGGAGGATAAATGTAAAATTCTTGGAGATAACGCAAGACGGGTTTTGCGTTTTAGGGGGGAATAA
- a CDS encoding Rieske 2Fe-2S domain-containing protein: protein MGTHYVCPAADITVGSHRVFQIGRHSFGVFKVEGSYYAVRNYCPHQGGPLCEESGVFDQIDAEVTDNHKVREFISVEKNLVACPWHGIEFDVRTGECLVRKDWKVRTYKVHLDSENNLLVELPD, encoded by the coding sequence ATGGGCACACACTATGTATGTCCTGCAGCGGATATTACGGTTGGGAGCCACAGGGTTTTTCAGATCGGACGCCACTCCTTCGGAGTGTTTAAAGTAGAGGGAAGCTATTATGCGGTGCGAAATTACTGTCCGCATCAAGGAGGACCGCTATGCGAAGAATCCGGCGTGTTCGATCAGATTGACGCGGAGGTCACGGATAATCACAAAGTAAGGGAATTTATATCCGTAGAAAAAAACTTGGTTGCCTGCCCTTGGCACGGTATCGAATTCGATGTCAGGACAGGAGAATGCTTGGTCAGGAAAGATTGGAAAGTAAGAACCTATAAAGTGCATCTTGATTCTGAAAACAACCTGCTGGTTGAACTGCCGGACTGA
- a CDS encoding Ldh family oxidoreductase — MDKVYTLGCSDYINMGKDILSHTGVSEEHAEILMSHLLDSDEKGIYTHGFYRLPTYLKQIKRGNINPRPNIQKLKSGPIVQLLDGDDGLGAIVSYYAMQEAIQTSSERGIGVVGVRRSSHFGAAAYYAEMPARSNQIGIVFSNASPGIAPTGSLTPVLGNNPWSISVPTNLNYPITLDIANSVAARGKIRLAALKGESIPFGWAINKYGEPTADPQEALEGAILPIGDYKGYGITLMIDILSGVLTGANFGDQVPGVEEDGVRNNGHLFISLNIEAFMNITEFKQRVDELVRMVKAAPKISEETEILLPGEREWARKLGQNQATVTIPEQMFDVVAALCREYAIDLPEVQMING; from the coding sequence ATGGATAAGGTCTATACCTTAGGCTGCTCCGATTATATCAATATGGGAAAAGACATATTGAGCCATACCGGAGTTTCTGAGGAACATGCTGAGATTTTAATGTCACATTTGCTGGATTCGGATGAAAAAGGAATCTATACACACGGTTTTTATCGATTGCCTACGTATTTAAAACAAATCAAACGCGGAAATATTAACCCGCGGCCGAATATCCAAAAGCTAAAGAGCGGTCCGATTGTCCAATTGCTGGATGGCGATGACGGGCTAGGAGCGATCGTCAGCTATTATGCGATGCAGGAAGCGATCCAAACAAGCAGCGAGCGAGGGATTGGCGTTGTCGGCGTGAGGAGAAGCAGCCACTTTGGCGCGGCCGCCTATTATGCTGAAATGCCTGCGAGATCGAACCAAATCGGTATTGTATTCTCGAATGCATCTCCGGGGATCGCACCGACGGGCAGCTTGACGCCTGTACTCGGCAACAATCCATGGTCGATCTCCGTACCGACAAATTTGAACTATCCCATTACTTTGGATATCGCTAACAGCGTTGCAGCAAGGGGTAAAATCCGGCTTGCGGCCTTGAAGGGGGAGTCGATCCCGTTCGGTTGGGCTATCAATAAATACGGTGAACCGACGGCCGATCCGCAGGAAGCGTTGGAGGGCGCGATTTTGCCGATCGGGGATTACAAGGGCTATGGAATTACGCTGATGATTGATATTTTGTCGGGAGTCCTCACTGGGGCCAATTTTGGGGATCAAGTGCCGGGCGTTGAAGAGGATGGAGTGCGAAATAACGGTCACCTGTTTATTTCGTTAAACATCGAAGCGTTTATGAACATTACGGAATTTAAGCAAAGAGTGGACGAATTAGTGCGTATGGTGAAAGCTGCTCCCAAGATCAGTGAGGAGACGGAGATTTTGCTTCCCGGGGAAAGAGAATGGGCGCGCAAGCTGGGCCAAAATCAAGCTACTGTCACCATTCCGGAACAAATGTTCGATGTGGTCGCTGCTCTATGTCGTGAATATGCCATCGACTTACCGGAAGTTCAAATGATAAACGGATGA
- a CDS encoding aldolase/citrate lyase family protein, with protein sequence MPYQSKQNSVKTAIREGRTALGMYVAIPSPVIVELAGLAGLDFVRIDCAHSPLDGYGTEQMIRAAETQGITPFVRINYDEQKISKVLEMGAMGIIVPGVSTAEAAREVVNAAKFSPIGERGMFVGPRSSGYGSMDAAAYTNWSNQEVMVAVQIESAQAIENLEEIMNVPGIDMVLSGRGDLANSLKVTGQRNHPLVLEAEQKIFSIAQSKGIAVSVNLDPTDVNFAASVEEWREKGAQAITFGHDLTLIRKTFEQMVNTSRVRS encoded by the coding sequence ATGCCATACCAATCAAAGCAAAATTCAGTCAAAACGGCCATACGCGAAGGGCGAACCGCTCTTGGGATGTATGTGGCGATTCCTTCGCCTGTCATTGTGGAGCTCGCGGGTCTTGCAGGGTTAGACTTTGTTCGAATCGACTGCGCTCACTCCCCTTTGGATGGATATGGAACAGAGCAAATGATCCGGGCTGCGGAAACCCAGGGGATTACCCCTTTCGTTAGAATCAACTATGATGAACAAAAAATATCCAAAGTTTTGGAAATGGGTGCGATGGGGATTATCGTGCCCGGTGTGTCCACTGCAGAGGCTGCAAGAGAAGTGGTAAATGCGGCAAAGTTTTCTCCTATTGGAGAGCGTGGTATGTTTGTCGGTCCCAGAAGTTCAGGCTATGGCAGCATGGATGCGGCAGCTTATACAAATTGGTCCAACCAAGAAGTGATGGTGGCTGTTCAGATCGAAAGTGCACAGGCGATCGAAAATTTGGAAGAGATCATGAACGTCCCTGGTATCGATATGGTATTAAGCGGACGTGGGGATCTGGCGAATTCTCTGAAAGTCACCGGTCAACGAAACCATCCATTAGTACTCGAAGCCGAGCAGAAAATATTTAGTATTGCCCAATCCAAAGGGATCGCCGTATCCGTAAACCTGGACCCGACGGATGTGAATTTTGCCGCAAGTGTAGAGGAGTGGAGGGAAAAGGGGGCGCAGGCCATCACCTTTGGGCATGATCTCACGTTGATTAGAAAAACCTTTGAACAAATGGTAAACACATCACGTGTCAGATCGTAA